Proteins found in one Labrus bergylta chromosome 8, fLabBer1.1, whole genome shotgun sequence genomic segment:
- the irx1a gene encoding iroquois-class homeodomain protein IRX-1a: MSFPQLGYPQYLSASQAVYGGDRPGVLTPSSRGGSTELGGSPSATAAAVTSVLGMYANPYAHNYSAFLPYTSADLALFSQMGSQYELKDSPGVHPASFAAHTSPAFYPYGQFQYGDPARPKNATRESTSTLKAWLNEHRKNPYPTKGEKIMLAIITKMTLTQVSTWFANARRRLKKENKVTWGHRSKEDGEDGNLFGSGDEAEKNEDDEEIDLESIDIDKIDDNDGDQSNEDDDDKSTEGSRDHRVVVGAGGELDSLERRRAFALQAHEVFDKSKSTISLHPGSKENSDGNNNNTTRVLSPDRPGSFPLPSNNKPKIWSLAETATSPDSSSQKPTSPCAPSATTHPSAPHHQIQTHPAFLPSHGLYTCQIGKFHNWTNGAFLGQNSLLNVRSFLGVNQHHHHHHHNHHASSQQQQQQQPTSVVVSPGAAAAALSNDSKASPETHSPKHIDHENGVRSVSPPTQTLKSSFRPIIDRSSLPSSARSPQDATQRVLTALSSA; this comes from the exons ATGTCTTTCCCGCAGCTAGGCTACCCGCAGTATCTGAGTGCCTCCCAGGCGGTGTACGGGGGCGACAGGCCGGGAGTGCTTACGCCTTCATCCCGAGGAGGGAGCACCGAGCTCGGGGGAAGTCCGTCCGCCACCGCAGCGGCGGTCACGTCGGTGTTGGGCATGTACGCCAACCCGTACGCACACAACTACAGCGCTTTCTTGCCGTACACCAGCGCGGATCTGGCTCTTTTCTCACAAATG GGATCCCAGTATGAGCTAAAGGACAGTCCTGGCGTCCATCCTGCCAGCTTTGCAGCCCATACCTCCCCAGCTTTTTATCCATACGGTCAGTTTCAGTACGGGGACCCAGCCAGGCCCAAGAACGCCACCAGGGAGAGCACCAGCACCCTGAAGGCCTGGCTCAACGAGCACCGTAAGAACCCCTATCCCACCAAGGGGGAGAAGATCATGCTGGCCATCATCACCAAAATGACCCTGACGCAGGTCTCCACCTGGTTCGCCAACGCCAGGAGGAGGCTCAAGAAGGAGAACAAGGTGACCTGGGGCCACAGGAGCAAAGAGGACGGGGAGGATGGGAACTTGTTCGGCAGCGGGGACGAGGCGGAGAAAAACGAAGACGACGAGGAGATCGATTTGGAAAGCATTGATATAGACAAAATCGACGATAACGACGGGGATCAGAGCAACGAGGACGATGACGATAAGTCCACAGAGGGGAGCCGGGATCACAGAGTCGTTGTGGGTGCGGGGGGAGAGCTGGACAGCTTGGAGAGAAGACGGGCCTTCGCGCTGCAGGCCCACGAGGTGTTTGACAAATCTAAGAGCACAATTTCACTTCACCCAGGGAGTAAGGAGAACTCGGacggcaacaacaacaacaccacgAGAGTTTTATCCCCGGATAGACCTGGGAGCTTTCCACTCCCGTCTAACAATAAGCCCAAAATCTGGTCTTTAGCTGAGACCGCCACTAGCCCTGATAGTTCCTCTCAGAAACCCACGTCCCCCTGCGCCCCATCGGCCACCACGCACCCATCAGCGCCCCACCACCAGATCCAGACTCACCCGGCTTTCCTCCCCAGTCACGGACTGTACACGTGCCAGATTGGAAAGTTTCACAACTGGACAAACGGGGCTTTCCTGGGTCAGAACTCCCTGCTCAATGTGAGGTCGTTTCTGGGAGTTAACCagcaccatcaccaccaccaccacaaccaccacGCGTCgtcccagcagcagcaacagcagcagccgACGTCAGTGGTGGTGTCGCCgggagcagctgcagcagcactcAGCAATGACAGCAAGGCCTCACCAGAGACCCACAGTCCCAAGCACATAG accATGAAAACGGTGTACGGTCTGTCTCACCCCCAACACAGACCCTGAAGTCTTCCTTTCGACCCATCATCGACAG